In Microbulbifer elongatus, the DNA window CCACGGAAATTCCAGCGCCGCCAAACATCCGGTTGCGTCGGTAGCGCACTTCCACAAACACCAGTGCATTGCCGTCGCGGGCGATGAGATCGATCTCACCAAAACGCCCGCGAAAATTCCGCTCCACAATGCGCAGGCCTGCGGCAATCAAGTGCCGTTCTGCCTCCGCTTCCATCTGCTTGCCAATGCTTGTGGTGTCCATACGCGTTTTCCAGGCTTTCCGGATCCGTGGAAAGCGATCTTGTTTTCGCCCCGATTAAAACAGGGGTGCGATCGGTTTTACAGGGCTCAGTTGCGCACGCTGCCGTCAGAGAGCCGTGATGGGGCCTGATTCGTGGTGATCGGCACCGGCGCGCCGTTGTCGATTTTTGCCCAGATCTGCTCTCGCAC includes these proteins:
- a CDS encoding YraN family protein codes for the protein MDTTSIGKQMEAEAERHLIAAGLRIVERNFRGRFGEIDLIARDGNALVFVEVRYRRNRMFGGAGISVDHRKQRKLLLTANGYLQMRGLDCPCRFDVITIEQDRYNNTLKLDWIQGAFGQ